ACAACGCGGGCAGGTCCGGGCCGACCGCAACCGGGCAGGTGGGCGCGACCGCGACGGCGCGACCGGCCGACGCCGTGCGGAATGCAGCAGCGAGCTCTGCGTCGTGGTCGGGTGAGTACGGGGTCGGAACCCAGCCGTCGGCCAGCTCAGCGGTCAGCCGTTGGTTACGGTCGCCGAGCGCGCCCACGTAGACCGGCACCGGCGGCACCTTGTTGGGCAACGCCGTGCGCAGTGCGCGGTGCGTGCCGAGCGGGACCGTGACCGTGGCGCCGGCGTACGCAACCCTCTCGCCGGCCACCACCGCGCGCAGCACCGCGACGGTGTCCCGGATCCGTTCGACGGGTCGTTCGAACGGCACACCGTGCCAACCCTCGACGACGTTCGGTCCGGACGTGCCCAGCCCGAGCCGGAAGCGCCCGTCGGAGAGGCTCGCCATGGTGGCCGCGGCCGCGGCGGTCGCGGCCGGGGTGCGGGCGAACACCGACGCGACGTGCGTGCCGAGCGCGATGCGTCGGGTCCGGGCGGCGCACCAGCCGAGCACGGCGAACGCGTCGACGCCCCACGGCTCGGTGATCCAGAACCCGTCGTAGCCGAGGTTCTCGGCCGCGCGCAGCAACGGTTCCAACGTCGCGGAGTCGGCGTATCGGACACGTACGGACAGGCGCATCGCTCAGCCGCCCGTACGATGACTCGCGTGACCGAACCTGCGGCTCTTCCGGTACCCAAGGCGGCCGAGGTCGTCGCGGCGCAGCTGCGCCGGGAGATTGTGCTGGGTACCCGCGCCGAGGGCGAGATGCTGCCGCCCGAGGCCGAGATGACCGCCGAGCTCGAGGTGTCGCGCCCGACGCTGCGGCAGGCGCTGCGGATCCTGGAGACCGAGCGACTGGTCACCGTGCAGCGCGGGCGCCGCGGCGGCACTCGAGTCAACCGGCCATCGGCCAAGGTCGCCGGTCGCTACCTCGGCAACGTGCTGATGTTCCACGCCACAACGCTGAACGACGTCCACACCGCGCGGCTGATGCTGGAACCGGCCGCGGTCGCCGAGCTCGCGGTGCGCCCACCGAGCAAGGACCAGTTGGACAGCCTGCGCGACCTGCTCGCGCAGACCCGCAACGAGACCGACCCAGCGATCCTCTGCGCGGTCGGCGGCCGGTTCCACACCGCTCTGGTCGCACTGGCCGGCAGCCCGGCGTTGGCCCTGTTCCAGGAGCTGGTCCAGCAACTGATCGACGCGCACAGCGCCCGGTTCGAGAACCAGCGCGCCCGCAACCGGGAGCCGTCGCGATCCGGGGAACTCCTCGACGCGCACGAGCAGGTGATCGTGCTGATCGCGGCGGGCGACACGACCAACGCCGCCCGCTGCTGGCGCGAGCACCTGGAGTCGATCCAGCGTCGGCTGGCCGCCACCGTGGACACGGCCACCGTGCTCGACCTGGAGATCTGACAGCCCGTCAGTCACGCTGGTGTTCCGGCCGCAGCGACGGCGAGTTCCTGCACAGCTCGGCGATCGACCTTGCCGTTGGGCACTTTCGGCAGCTCCGGCACCACGAACACCCGGCGCGGCCGCTTGTACGGGGCCAGCCGCGCCGCGACGTCGGCCAGCACCTCCTCCGCGGTGGCACTCGCCTCGACCAACGCCACCGGGACCTCACCGAGCCGATCGTCGGGCAGCGGCACCACGACGGCCTCCCGCACCCGCGGGTCGGCCTCCAGCGCCGCCTCGACCTCCTCGGGGACGACGTTGAAACCTCCGCAGATGATCGTGTTGCGCAGCCGGCCGGTGATGTACAGGTAGCCGTCCGCGTCGAGGTGGCCGAGGTCGCCGGTGCGCAGCCAACCCTCGGCGTCCAGCGGGCTCTCGCCGGGATCGGCGCCCACATAACCGGCGGTGGCCGAGGAGGTGCGGGCCCGGATCTCACCCTGCTCGCCGGGCGTGGCCTCGTCGCCGGTGGCGGTCACGATGCGCAGTTCGACGCCCGGCAGCGCCCGACCCACCGAGCCGGGGCGTCGCCGCCCGGCCAGAACGTCCTTGACACTCTCCACCGCGATGCCGCCGAAGGCCTCGGTCTGACCGTAGGCCTGCAGGACGGGGACCTTGAAGCGCGCCTCGAACTCCTCCCGCAGCGCGGGTGGCAGCGGCGCGGTCCCGGAGCCCACGTAGCGGACGGCTCCGAGGTCCTCGCCGGGTTCGAGCGCGTCCAGCAGGATCCGCAGCATGGTCGGGTTCAGCGTGAGCGCGTCGATGCCGTGCCGGTCGAGCAGGCGTTTGGCGGTGCGGCCGTCGAACTTGCGCAGCAGCGCGACCCGCCGGCCGACGTAGAGGGCGAAGAGGAGGCGGACGACACCGGCGGTGTGCGACAGCGGATTGGCGATGAGGTTCGGCGGCTTGTCCTCGCCCGCCAGCGGGGTCGGGCTCGTGTCGCTGCGGAACGCCGACACGGTGGCGCGCACGTTGGACCAGGCGGCCTCGTGGGTGAGCACAACC
This portion of the Sporichthyaceae bacterium genome encodes:
- a CDS encoding LLM class flavin-dependent oxidoreductase; its protein translation is MRLSVRVRYADSATLEPLLRAAENLGYDGFWITEPWGVDAFAVLGWCAARTRRIALGTHVASVFARTPAATAAAAATMASLSDGRFRLGLGTSGPNVVEGWHGVPFERPVERIRDTVAVLRAVVAGERVAYAGATVTVPLGTHRALRTALPNKVPPVPVYVGALGDRNQRLTAELADGWVPTPYSPDHDAELAAAFRTASAGRAVAVAPTCPVAVGPDLPALWDLERGWSALYLGGMGEFYAAAARAMGHGAMVDEVRERWSAGDRRAAKAAVDAGYADAVGLFGSRDRIRERAARYVAAGVDELVLELRKPDLPDQLDDLRAVREALS
- a CDS encoding FCD domain-containing protein → MTEPAALPVPKAAEVVAAQLRREIVLGTRAEGEMLPPEAEMTAELEVSRPTLRQALRILETERLVTVQRGRRGGTRVNRPSAKVAGRYLGNVLMFHATTLNDVHTARLMLEPAAVAELAVRPPSKDQLDSLRDLLAQTRNETDPAILCAVGGRFHTALVALAGSPALALFQELVQQLIDAHSARFENQRARNREPSRSGELLDAHEQVIVLIAAGDTTNAARCWREHLESIQRRLAATVDTATVLDLEI
- a CDS encoding class I adenylate-forming enzyme family protein — translated: MTERIPGGSLAKLLAWRVAENPDAGFVFVEDDGPWTYGELAAAATRIAGELSVAPGERVIVRIGNDERFLPALCAVWLREAAAVPMHPAAPAAEVARVVEALGISAVIADPDDPCRTEVTGPVTPFPRLTSAEVRATGHGFVDVAGVGAGVEPALVLLTSGSTGAPKGVVLTHEAAWSNVRATVSAFRSDTSPTPLAGEDKPPNLIANPLSHTAGVVRLLFALYVGRRVALLRKFDGRTAKRLLDRHGIDALTLNPTMLRILLDALEPGEDLGAVRYVGSGTAPLPPALREEFEARFKVPVLQAYGQTEAFGGIAVESVKDVLAGRRRPGSVGRALPGVELRIVTATGDEATPGEQGEIRARTSSATAGYVGADPGESPLDAEGWLRTGDLGHLDADGYLYITGRLRNTIICGGFNVVPEEVEAALEADPRVREAVVVPLPDDRLGEVPVALVEASATAEEVLADVAARLAPYKRPRRVFVVPELPKVPNGKVDRRAVQELAVAAAGTPA